In a genomic window of Bicyclus anynana chromosome 5, ilBicAnyn1.1, whole genome shotgun sequence:
- the LOC112047871 gene encoding glycine receptor subunit alpha-2-like isoform X4 encodes MRTLLLPLLLLLTPDLYPVDGGGFSLSSSKGFLECASQILYMDQDAYQLPTNYSRNIPPDKNTTVYIGINVNRVSGVDENREEITLDVFLQVSWEDMRLNVPFNKSHIDLPWEFRQLIWMPDLYIWQLQTMKILSVLQEMASLRLYANHTVSVSIGATITIKCEMDFVLYPLDVQNCAIDFSSYKYTREDVRFVWREVAPWSGISGEQRREFRLPKYVVTFVTDKSNHIRNFGEGEHSAARLQIKLSRELRGYLLESYLPSSLFVIISWGSFCVIPEIVPGRMVLLVTTLLSLVTMFDTVSTNSPDALELKCIEVWLISCTIFVFLALLEYFVVLFGIRYDKSWSRRRQDLRRAASAAQLAPPPLHINHSQRLSTPVTGTPQGGVFSPQLSVEDEGLKQQFSHQTIQRDSPILEMPGDASDSFLSRFATKVDHGVMFCGAQHGALDRYALMVFPLCFLLFTIIYWTTYLSEAHKAMHD; translated from the exons CCAGATCCTGTACATGGATCAAGATGCATATCAACTTCCCACGAACTACAGTAGAAACATTCCACCCG ATAAAAACACGACAGTTTACATTGGGATTAACGTGAACCGAGTGTCTGGAGTAGATGAGAATAGAGag GAGATCACCCTTGATGTATTCCTCCAAGTATCATGGGAAGACATGAGACTGAATGTGCCTTTCAACAAATCACATATCGACCTGCCGTGGGAGTTCCGTCAACTCATATGGATGCCGGATCTGTACATATGGCAACTCCAAACTATGAAGATACTATCCGTCCTGCAAGAAATGGCATCGCTCAGGCTTTATGCGAACCACACCGTCTCAGTCAGTATTGG TGccacaataacaataaaatgtgAAATGGACTTCGTCTTGTATCCACTAGACGTACAAAACTGCGCTATTGATTTTAGCAGTT aCAAATACACAAGGGAGGACGTCCGCTTCGTGTGGCGCGAGGTGGCTCCATGGTCCGGCATCTCCGGTGAGCAGCGCCGAGAGTTCCGGCTGCCCAAATACGTGGTCACATTTGTTACGGACAAAAGTAATCATATTCGAAATTTTGGTGAAg GTGAGCATTCAGCAGCCAGACTGCAGATCAAGCTTTCCCGAGAACTCCGGGGATACCTTTTAGAAAGCTACTTACCTTCATCTCTCTTCGTCATCATCTCCTGGGGCAGCTTTTGCGTCATCCCTGAGATCGTCCCCGGTCGCATGGTCCTCCTGGTCACAACATTGCTGTCGCTTGTCACCATGTTCGACACAGTCAG CACGAACTCTCCAGATGCGTTGGAGCTCAAGTGTATAGAGGTGTGGCTCATCTCGTGCACTATATTCGTATTCCTGGCTCTGCTGGAATACTTCGTGGTGCTATTCGGCATCCGGTATGACAAAAGCTGGAGCAGGCGGAGGCAGGACTTGCGTCGTGCGGCCTCGGCAGCGCAGCTTGCGCCTCCGCCATTGCATATCAATCATTCTCAG AGGTTAAGTACACCGGTAACCGGTACACCCCAGGGAGGCGTTTTCTCGCCACAACTAAGCGTAGAAGACGAAGGGCTAAAACAACAATTCTCACATCAAACAATACAGAGG GACTCGCCGATTTTGGAGATGCCAGGAGATGCGTCGGACAGTTTCCTGTCAAGATTCGCGACCAAGGTTGACCATGGGGTCATGTTCTGCGGTGCTCAGCATGGTGCCTTGGACAGATATGCCCTGATGGTGTTCCCGCTTTGTTTCCTTCTCTTCACAATAATCTATTGGACTACATATCTCAGTGAAGCTCATAAAGCTATGCACGATTGA
- the LOC112047871 gene encoding gamma-aminobutyric acid receptor subunit delta-like isoform X2, translated as MRTLLLPLLLLLTPDLYPVDGGGFSLSSSKGFLECASQILYMDQDAYQLPTNYSRNIPPDKNTTVYIGINVNRVSGVDENREITLDVFLQVSWEDMRLNVPFNKSHIDLPWEFRQLIWMPDLYIWQLQTMKILSVLQEMASLRLYANHTVSVSIGATITIKCEMDFVLYPLDVQNCAIDFSSYKYTREDVRFVWREVAPWSGISGEQRREFRLPKYVVTFVTDKSNHIRNFGEGEHSAARLQIKLSRELRGYLLESYLPSSLFVIISWGSFCVIPEIVPGRMVLLVTTLLSLVTMFDTVSTNSPDALELKCIEVWLISCTIFVFLALLEYFVVLFGIRYDKSWSRRRQDLRRAASAAQLAPPPLHINHSQRLSTPVTGTPQGGVFSPQLSVEDEGLKQQFSHQTIQRLTSSERRLRRDNKVGCETRTISKDSPILEMPGDASDSFLSRFATKVDHGVMFCGAQHGALDRYALMVFPLCFLLFTIIYWTTYLSEAHKAMHD; from the exons CCAGATCCTGTACATGGATCAAGATGCATATCAACTTCCCACGAACTACAGTAGAAACATTCCACCCG ATAAAAACACGACAGTTTACATTGGGATTAACGTGAACCGAGTGTCTGGAGTAGATGAGAATAGAGag ATCACCCTTGATGTATTCCTCCAAGTATCATGGGAAGACATGAGACTGAATGTGCCTTTCAACAAATCACATATCGACCTGCCGTGGGAGTTCCGTCAACTCATATGGATGCCGGATCTGTACATATGGCAACTCCAAACTATGAAGATACTATCCGTCCTGCAAGAAATGGCATCGCTCAGGCTTTATGCGAACCACACCGTCTCAGTCAGTATTGG TGccacaataacaataaaatgtgAAATGGACTTCGTCTTGTATCCACTAGACGTACAAAACTGCGCTATTGATTTTAGCAGTT aCAAATACACAAGGGAGGACGTCCGCTTCGTGTGGCGCGAGGTGGCTCCATGGTCCGGCATCTCCGGTGAGCAGCGCCGAGAGTTCCGGCTGCCCAAATACGTGGTCACATTTGTTACGGACAAAAGTAATCATATTCGAAATTTTGGTGAAg GTGAGCATTCAGCAGCCAGACTGCAGATCAAGCTTTCCCGAGAACTCCGGGGATACCTTTTAGAAAGCTACTTACCTTCATCTCTCTTCGTCATCATCTCCTGGGGCAGCTTTTGCGTCATCCCTGAGATCGTCCCCGGTCGCATGGTCCTCCTGGTCACAACATTGCTGTCGCTTGTCACCATGTTCGACACAGTCAG CACGAACTCTCCAGATGCGTTGGAGCTCAAGTGTATAGAGGTGTGGCTCATCTCGTGCACTATATTCGTATTCCTGGCTCTGCTGGAATACTTCGTGGTGCTATTCGGCATCCGGTATGACAAAAGCTGGAGCAGGCGGAGGCAGGACTTGCGTCGTGCGGCCTCGGCAGCGCAGCTTGCGCCTCCGCCATTGCATATCAATCATTCTCAG AGGTTAAGTACACCGGTAACCGGTACACCCCAGGGAGGCGTTTTCTCGCCACAACTAAGCGTAGAAGACGAAGGGCTAAAACAACAATTCTCACATCAAACAATACAGAGG TTAACATCTTCGGAGAGAAGGCTTCGAAGGGACAATAAAGTTGGATGTGAGACGAGGACAATTAGTAAG GACTCGCCGATTTTGGAGATGCCAGGAGATGCGTCGGACAGTTTCCTGTCAAGATTCGCGACCAAGGTTGACCATGGGGTCATGTTCTGCGGTGCTCAGCATGGTGCCTTGGACAGATATGCCCTGATGGTGTTCCCGCTTTGTTTCCTTCTCTTCACAATAATCTATTGGACTACATATCTCAGTGAAGCTCATAAAGCTATGCACGATTGA
- the LOC112047871 gene encoding gamma-aminobutyric acid receptor subunit delta-like isoform X3, which produces MRTLLLPLLLLLTPDLYPVDGGGFSLSSSKGFLECASQILYMDQDAYQLPTNYSRNIPPDKNTTVYIGINVNRVSGVDENREEITLDVFLQVSWEDMRLNVPFNKSHIDLPWEFRQLIWMPDLYIWQLQTMKILSVLQEMASLRLYANHTVSVSIGATITIKCEMDFVLYPLDVQNCAIDFSSYKYTREDVRFVWREVAPWSGISGEQRREFRLPKYVVTFVTDKSEHSAARLQIKLSRELRGYLLESYLPSSLFVIISWGSFCVIPEIVPGRMVLLVTTLLSLVTMFDTVSTNSPDALELKCIEVWLISCTIFVFLALLEYFVVLFGIRYDKSWSRRRQDLRRAASAAQLAPPPLHINHSQRLSTPVTGTPQGGVFSPQLSVEDEGLKQQFSHQTIQRLTSSERRLRRDNKVGCETRTISKDSPILEMPGDASDSFLSRFATKVDHGVMFCGAQHGALDRYALMVFPLCFLLFTIIYWTTYLSEAHKAMHD; this is translated from the exons CCAGATCCTGTACATGGATCAAGATGCATATCAACTTCCCACGAACTACAGTAGAAACATTCCACCCG ATAAAAACACGACAGTTTACATTGGGATTAACGTGAACCGAGTGTCTGGAGTAGATGAGAATAGAGag GAGATCACCCTTGATGTATTCCTCCAAGTATCATGGGAAGACATGAGACTGAATGTGCCTTTCAACAAATCACATATCGACCTGCCGTGGGAGTTCCGTCAACTCATATGGATGCCGGATCTGTACATATGGCAACTCCAAACTATGAAGATACTATCCGTCCTGCAAGAAATGGCATCGCTCAGGCTTTATGCGAACCACACCGTCTCAGTCAGTATTGG TGccacaataacaataaaatgtgAAATGGACTTCGTCTTGTATCCACTAGACGTACAAAACTGCGCTATTGATTTTAGCAGTT aCAAATACACAAGGGAGGACGTCCGCTTCGTGTGGCGCGAGGTGGCTCCATGGTCCGGCATCTCCGGTGAGCAGCGCCGAGAGTTCCGGCTGCCCAAATACGTGGTCACATTTGTTACGGACAAAA GTGAGCATTCAGCAGCCAGACTGCAGATCAAGCTTTCCCGAGAACTCCGGGGATACCTTTTAGAAAGCTACTTACCTTCATCTCTCTTCGTCATCATCTCCTGGGGCAGCTTTTGCGTCATCCCTGAGATCGTCCCCGGTCGCATGGTCCTCCTGGTCACAACATTGCTGTCGCTTGTCACCATGTTCGACACAGTCAG CACGAACTCTCCAGATGCGTTGGAGCTCAAGTGTATAGAGGTGTGGCTCATCTCGTGCACTATATTCGTATTCCTGGCTCTGCTGGAATACTTCGTGGTGCTATTCGGCATCCGGTATGACAAAAGCTGGAGCAGGCGGAGGCAGGACTTGCGTCGTGCGGCCTCGGCAGCGCAGCTTGCGCCTCCGCCATTGCATATCAATCATTCTCAG AGGTTAAGTACACCGGTAACCGGTACACCCCAGGGAGGCGTTTTCTCGCCACAACTAAGCGTAGAAGACGAAGGGCTAAAACAACAATTCTCACATCAAACAATACAGAGG TTAACATCTTCGGAGAGAAGGCTTCGAAGGGACAATAAAGTTGGATGTGAGACGAGGACAATTAGTAAG GACTCGCCGATTTTGGAGATGCCAGGAGATGCGTCGGACAGTTTCCTGTCAAGATTCGCGACCAAGGTTGACCATGGGGTCATGTTCTGCGGTGCTCAGCATGGTGCCTTGGACAGATATGCCCTGATGGTGTTCCCGCTTTGTTTCCTTCTCTTCACAATAATCTATTGGACTACATATCTCAGTGAAGCTCATAAAGCTATGCACGATTGA
- the LOC112047865 gene encoding mitochondrial inner membrane protease ATP23 homolog, which produces MSNDKSTTRTEGESNSESKNEPNPKEAWGYDLYPERRGTFTPKVTNILLGKEGKEGIEKSKCEKNVYDCVKNSSIVKLMMAALRSSGCPVDIRRHISCEVCDYSVSGGYDPQLNQIVVCQNVSTRKGMVQGVLAHEMIHMFDYCRNNLDFRNMEHLACTEIRAANLTHCSFTSAWSQGDASWTKVKQAHQDCVKTKALYSVLAVRQIGKAEAVEVIEKVFPKCYKDLEPIGRRIRRNSDDMDRAYKEGSYYGYE; this is translated from the exons ATGTCTAATGATAAATCTACGACCCGCACAGAAGGTGAATCAAACAGTGAATCCAAAAATGAACCAAATCCAAAAGAAGCCTGGGGTTACGATTTGTATCCGGAGAGAAGGGGTACATTTACGCCAAAAgttactaatatattattaggaAAAGAGGGCAAAGAAGGTATTGAAAAATCGAAGTGTGAGAAAAACGTTTATGACTGTGTTAAAAATA GTTCAATAGTGAAACTCATGATGGCAGCGCTCCGAAGCTCTGGTTG CCCAGTTGATATTCGAAGACATATTTCATGTGAGGTGTGTGATTACTCTGTCAGTGGAGGGTACGATCCACAGCTGAATCAG ATAGTTGTTTGTCAGAATGTGTCAACAAGAAAAGGTATGGTGCAAGGCGTCCTGGCCCATGAGATGATCCACATGTTCGACTACTGTCGCAACAACCTGGACTTCAGGAACATGGAGCATTTGGCCTGCACCGAGATACGGGCAGCCAACCTTACACACTGCTCGTTCACCAGCGCCTGGTCTCAAGGGGATGCTTCGTGGACTAAAGTCAAACAAGCACATCAG gatTGTGTTAAAACCAAAGCTCTGTACTCGGTGTTGGCTGTGCGGCAAATTGGAAAGGCAGAAGCCGTCGAAGTAATAGAGAAAGTGTTTCCAAAATGCTACAAAGACTTGGAACCAATTGGGAGACGAATCCGGAGGAATTCTGATGACATGGACAGAGCGTATAAAGAAGGTTCATATTAtggatatgaataa
- the LOC112047871 gene encoding gamma-aminobutyric acid receptor subunit delta-like isoform X6, whose amino-acid sequence MRTLLLPLLLLLTPDLYPVDGGGFSLSSSKGFLECASQILYMDQDAYQLPTNYSRNIPPDKNTTVYIGINVNRVSGVDENREEITLDVFLQVSWEDMRLNVPFNKSHIDLPWEFRQLIWMPDLYIWQLQTMKILSVLQEMASLRLYANHTVSVSIGATITIKCEMDFVLYPLDVQNCAIDFSSYKYTREDVRFVWREVAPWSGISGEQRREFRLPKYVVTFVTDKSNHIRNFGEGEHSAARLQIKLSRELRGYLLESYLPSSLFVIISWGSFCVIPEIVPGRMVLLVTTLLSLVTMFDTVSTNSPDALELKCIEVWLISCTIFVFLALLEYFVVLFGIRYDKSWSRRRQDLRRAASAAQLAPPPLHINHSQDSPILEMPGDASDSFLSRFATKVDHGVMFCGAQHGALDRYALMVFPLCFLLFTIIYWTTYLSEAHKAMHD is encoded by the exons CCAGATCCTGTACATGGATCAAGATGCATATCAACTTCCCACGAACTACAGTAGAAACATTCCACCCG ATAAAAACACGACAGTTTACATTGGGATTAACGTGAACCGAGTGTCTGGAGTAGATGAGAATAGAGag GAGATCACCCTTGATGTATTCCTCCAAGTATCATGGGAAGACATGAGACTGAATGTGCCTTTCAACAAATCACATATCGACCTGCCGTGGGAGTTCCGTCAACTCATATGGATGCCGGATCTGTACATATGGCAACTCCAAACTATGAAGATACTATCCGTCCTGCAAGAAATGGCATCGCTCAGGCTTTATGCGAACCACACCGTCTCAGTCAGTATTGG TGccacaataacaataaaatgtgAAATGGACTTCGTCTTGTATCCACTAGACGTACAAAACTGCGCTATTGATTTTAGCAGTT aCAAATACACAAGGGAGGACGTCCGCTTCGTGTGGCGCGAGGTGGCTCCATGGTCCGGCATCTCCGGTGAGCAGCGCCGAGAGTTCCGGCTGCCCAAATACGTGGTCACATTTGTTACGGACAAAAGTAATCATATTCGAAATTTTGGTGAAg GTGAGCATTCAGCAGCCAGACTGCAGATCAAGCTTTCCCGAGAACTCCGGGGATACCTTTTAGAAAGCTACTTACCTTCATCTCTCTTCGTCATCATCTCCTGGGGCAGCTTTTGCGTCATCCCTGAGATCGTCCCCGGTCGCATGGTCCTCCTGGTCACAACATTGCTGTCGCTTGTCACCATGTTCGACACAGTCAG CACGAACTCTCCAGATGCGTTGGAGCTCAAGTGTATAGAGGTGTGGCTCATCTCGTGCACTATATTCGTATTCCTGGCTCTGCTGGAATACTTCGTGGTGCTATTCGGCATCCGGTATGACAAAAGCTGGAGCAGGCGGAGGCAGGACTTGCGTCGTGCGGCCTCGGCAGCGCAGCTTGCGCCTCCGCCATTGCATATCAATCATTCTCAG GACTCGCCGATTTTGGAGATGCCAGGAGATGCGTCGGACAGTTTCCTGTCAAGATTCGCGACCAAGGTTGACCATGGGGTCATGTTCTGCGGTGCTCAGCATGGTGCCTTGGACAGATATGCCCTGATGGTGTTCCCGCTTTGTTTCCTTCTCTTCACAATAATCTATTGGACTACATATCTCAGTGAAGCTCATAAAGCTATGCACGATTGA
- the LOC112047871 gene encoding glycine receptor subunit alpha-4-like isoform X5 produces MDQDAYQLPTNYSRNIPPDKNTTVYIGINVNRVSGVDENREEITLDVFLQVSWEDMRLNVPFNKSHIDLPWEFRQLIWMPDLYIWQLQTMKILSVLQEMASLRLYANHTVSVSIGATITIKCEMDFVLYPLDVQNCAIDFSSYKYTREDVRFVWREVAPWSGISGEQRREFRLPKYVVTFVTDKSNHIRNFGEGEHSAARLQIKLSRELRGYLLESYLPSSLFVIISWGSFCVIPEIVPGRMVLLVTTLLSLVTMFDTVSTNSPDALELKCIEVWLISCTIFVFLALLEYFVVLFGIRYDKSWSRRRQDLRRAASAAQLAPPPLHINHSQRLSTPVTGTPQGGVFSPQLSVEDEGLKQQFSHQTIQRLTSSERRLRRDNKVGCETRTISKDSPILEMPGDASDSFLSRFATKVDHGVMFCGAQHGALDRYALMVFPLCFLLFTIIYWTTYLSEAHKAMHD; encoded by the exons ATGGATCAAGATGCATATCAACTTCCCACGAACTACAGTAGAAACATTCCACCCG ATAAAAACACGACAGTTTACATTGGGATTAACGTGAACCGAGTGTCTGGAGTAGATGAGAATAGAGag GAGATCACCCTTGATGTATTCCTCCAAGTATCATGGGAAGACATGAGACTGAATGTGCCTTTCAACAAATCACATATCGACCTGCCGTGGGAGTTCCGTCAACTCATATGGATGCCGGATCTGTACATATGGCAACTCCAAACTATGAAGATACTATCCGTCCTGCAAGAAATGGCATCGCTCAGGCTTTATGCGAACCACACCGTCTCAGTCAGTATTGG TGccacaataacaataaaatgtgAAATGGACTTCGTCTTGTATCCACTAGACGTACAAAACTGCGCTATTGATTTTAGCAGTT aCAAATACACAAGGGAGGACGTCCGCTTCGTGTGGCGCGAGGTGGCTCCATGGTCCGGCATCTCCGGTGAGCAGCGCCGAGAGTTCCGGCTGCCCAAATACGTGGTCACATTTGTTACGGACAAAAGTAATCATATTCGAAATTTTGGTGAAg GTGAGCATTCAGCAGCCAGACTGCAGATCAAGCTTTCCCGAGAACTCCGGGGATACCTTTTAGAAAGCTACTTACCTTCATCTCTCTTCGTCATCATCTCCTGGGGCAGCTTTTGCGTCATCCCTGAGATCGTCCCCGGTCGCATGGTCCTCCTGGTCACAACATTGCTGTCGCTTGTCACCATGTTCGACACAGTCAG CACGAACTCTCCAGATGCGTTGGAGCTCAAGTGTATAGAGGTGTGGCTCATCTCGTGCACTATATTCGTATTCCTGGCTCTGCTGGAATACTTCGTGGTGCTATTCGGCATCCGGTATGACAAAAGCTGGAGCAGGCGGAGGCAGGACTTGCGTCGTGCGGCCTCGGCAGCGCAGCTTGCGCCTCCGCCATTGCATATCAATCATTCTCAG AGGTTAAGTACACCGGTAACCGGTACACCCCAGGGAGGCGTTTTCTCGCCACAACTAAGCGTAGAAGACGAAGGGCTAAAACAACAATTCTCACATCAAACAATACAGAGG TTAACATCTTCGGAGAGAAGGCTTCGAAGGGACAATAAAGTTGGATGTGAGACGAGGACAATTAGTAAG GACTCGCCGATTTTGGAGATGCCAGGAGATGCGTCGGACAGTTTCCTGTCAAGATTCGCGACCAAGGTTGACCATGGGGTCATGTTCTGCGGTGCTCAGCATGGTGCCTTGGACAGATATGCCCTGATGGTGTTCCCGCTTTGTTTCCTTCTCTTCACAATAATCTATTGGACTACATATCTCAGTGAAGCTCATAAAGCTATGCACGATTGA
- the LOC112047871 gene encoding glycine receptor subunit alpha-4-like isoform X1: MRTLLLPLLLLLTPDLYPVDGGGFSLSSSKGFLECASQILYMDQDAYQLPTNYSRNIPPDKNTTVYIGINVNRVSGVDENREEITLDVFLQVSWEDMRLNVPFNKSHIDLPWEFRQLIWMPDLYIWQLQTMKILSVLQEMASLRLYANHTVSVSIGATITIKCEMDFVLYPLDVQNCAIDFSSYKYTREDVRFVWREVAPWSGISGEQRREFRLPKYVVTFVTDKSNHIRNFGEGEHSAARLQIKLSRELRGYLLESYLPSSLFVIISWGSFCVIPEIVPGRMVLLVTTLLSLVTMFDTVSTNSPDALELKCIEVWLISCTIFVFLALLEYFVVLFGIRYDKSWSRRRQDLRRAASAAQLAPPPLHINHSQRLSTPVTGTPQGGVFSPQLSVEDEGLKQQFSHQTIQRLTSSERRLRRDNKVGCETRTISKDSPILEMPGDASDSFLSRFATKVDHGVMFCGAQHGALDRYALMVFPLCFLLFTIIYWTTYLSEAHKAMHD, from the exons CCAGATCCTGTACATGGATCAAGATGCATATCAACTTCCCACGAACTACAGTAGAAACATTCCACCCG ATAAAAACACGACAGTTTACATTGGGATTAACGTGAACCGAGTGTCTGGAGTAGATGAGAATAGAGag GAGATCACCCTTGATGTATTCCTCCAAGTATCATGGGAAGACATGAGACTGAATGTGCCTTTCAACAAATCACATATCGACCTGCCGTGGGAGTTCCGTCAACTCATATGGATGCCGGATCTGTACATATGGCAACTCCAAACTATGAAGATACTATCCGTCCTGCAAGAAATGGCATCGCTCAGGCTTTATGCGAACCACACCGTCTCAGTCAGTATTGG TGccacaataacaataaaatgtgAAATGGACTTCGTCTTGTATCCACTAGACGTACAAAACTGCGCTATTGATTTTAGCAGTT aCAAATACACAAGGGAGGACGTCCGCTTCGTGTGGCGCGAGGTGGCTCCATGGTCCGGCATCTCCGGTGAGCAGCGCCGAGAGTTCCGGCTGCCCAAATACGTGGTCACATTTGTTACGGACAAAAGTAATCATATTCGAAATTTTGGTGAAg GTGAGCATTCAGCAGCCAGACTGCAGATCAAGCTTTCCCGAGAACTCCGGGGATACCTTTTAGAAAGCTACTTACCTTCATCTCTCTTCGTCATCATCTCCTGGGGCAGCTTTTGCGTCATCCCTGAGATCGTCCCCGGTCGCATGGTCCTCCTGGTCACAACATTGCTGTCGCTTGTCACCATGTTCGACACAGTCAG CACGAACTCTCCAGATGCGTTGGAGCTCAAGTGTATAGAGGTGTGGCTCATCTCGTGCACTATATTCGTATTCCTGGCTCTGCTGGAATACTTCGTGGTGCTATTCGGCATCCGGTATGACAAAAGCTGGAGCAGGCGGAGGCAGGACTTGCGTCGTGCGGCCTCGGCAGCGCAGCTTGCGCCTCCGCCATTGCATATCAATCATTCTCAG AGGTTAAGTACACCGGTAACCGGTACACCCCAGGGAGGCGTTTTCTCGCCACAACTAAGCGTAGAAGACGAAGGGCTAAAACAACAATTCTCACATCAAACAATACAGAGG TTAACATCTTCGGAGAGAAGGCTTCGAAGGGACAATAAAGTTGGATGTGAGACGAGGACAATTAGTAAG GACTCGCCGATTTTGGAGATGCCAGGAGATGCGTCGGACAGTTTCCTGTCAAGATTCGCGACCAAGGTTGACCATGGGGTCATGTTCTGCGGTGCTCAGCATGGTGCCTTGGACAGATATGCCCTGATGGTGTTCCCGCTTTGTTTCCTTCTCTTCACAATAATCTATTGGACTACATATCTCAGTGAAGCTCATAAAGCTATGCACGATTGA